A DNA window from Citrobacter tructae contains the following coding sequences:
- the acs gene encoding acetate--CoA ligase, whose translation MSQIHKHAIPANIADRCLINPEQYDAKYQQSITDPDTFWGEQGKILDWIKPYSKVKNTSFAPGNVSIKWYEDGTLNLAANCLDRHLEDNGDRTAIIWEGDDATQSKHITYRELHHDVCRFANTLLDLGIKKGDVVAIYMPMVPEAAVAMLACARIGAVHSVIFGGFSPEAVAGRIIDSNSRLVITADEGVRAGRGIPLKKNVDDALKNPNVKTVEHVVVLKRTGGKTDWQEGRDLWWSDLIEKASPEHQPEEMNAEDPLFILYTSGSTGKPKGVLHTTGGYLVYAATTFKYVFDYHQGDIYWCTADVGWVTGHSYLLYGPLACGATTLMFEGVPNWPTPARMSQVVDKHQVNILYTAPTAIRALMAEGDKAIEGTDRSSLRILGSVGEPINPEAWEWYWKKIGNEKCPVVDTWWQTETGGFMITPLPGATELKAGSATRPFFGVQPAIVDNEGNPLEGATEGNLVITDSWPGQARTLFGDHDRFEQTYFSTFKNMYFSGDGARRDEDGYYWITGRVDDVLNVSGHRLGTAEIESALVSHPKIAEAAVVGIPHNIKGQAIYAYVTLNHGEEPSPELYAEVRNWVRKEIGPLATPDVLHWTDSLPKTRSGKIMRRILRKIAAGDTSNLGDTSTLADPGVVEKLLEEKQAIAMPS comes from the coding sequence ATGAGCCAAATACATAAACACGCTATTCCCGCAAATATTGCGGATCGTTGCCTGATAAATCCGGAGCAGTACGACGCGAAATACCAACAATCTATTACTGACCCCGATACATTTTGGGGCGAACAGGGAAAAATTCTTGATTGGATCAAACCGTACAGCAAGGTAAAGAACACCTCTTTTGCACCTGGCAACGTATCCATCAAATGGTACGAAGACGGCACGCTGAATCTGGCAGCTAACTGCCTTGACCGCCATCTTGAGGATAACGGCGATCGCACCGCCATCATTTGGGAAGGCGATGACGCCACCCAAAGCAAACATATTACCTATCGCGAACTGCATCACGACGTTTGCCGTTTTGCCAATACATTGCTGGATTTAGGCATTAAAAAAGGCGATGTGGTAGCGATCTATATGCCAATGGTCCCGGAGGCTGCGGTGGCTATGCTCGCTTGCGCCCGTATTGGCGCGGTGCATTCGGTCATCTTCGGTGGATTTTCGCCGGAAGCCGTTGCCGGACGTATCATCGACTCCAATTCACGCCTGGTGATCACCGCCGATGAAGGCGTGCGTGCCGGACGCGGCATCCCACTGAAAAAGAACGTGGACGATGCGCTGAAAAATCCGAACGTGAAGACCGTTGAGCACGTGGTGGTCCTCAAACGTACCGGTGGAAAAACGGACTGGCAGGAAGGTCGCGATCTGTGGTGGTCCGATCTTATTGAAAAAGCCAGCCCAGAGCACCAGCCGGAAGAGATGAACGCGGAAGATCCGCTGTTTATTCTGTATACCTCCGGTTCAACCGGTAAGCCAAAAGGCGTGCTGCACACCACCGGCGGGTATCTGGTTTACGCCGCAACTACCTTTAAGTATGTGTTTGATTATCATCAGGGTGATATCTACTGGTGTACCGCTGATGTGGGCTGGGTAACCGGACACAGCTACCTGCTGTACGGACCGCTGGCCTGCGGCGCCACCACGCTGATGTTTGAAGGCGTACCCAACTGGCCAACACCGGCGCGCATGTCGCAGGTCGTTGATAAGCATCAGGTCAATATTCTCTATACAGCCCCAACCGCCATCCGCGCCCTGATGGCAGAAGGCGATAAAGCGATTGAAGGCACCGATCGCTCGTCACTGCGCATTCTGGGTTCCGTCGGCGAGCCGATCAACCCGGAAGCGTGGGAATGGTACTGGAAGAAGATCGGCAACGAAAAATGCCCGGTCGTCGATACCTGGTGGCAGACCGAAACCGGAGGTTTCATGATCACCCCGCTGCCGGGTGCGACCGAACTGAAAGCCGGTTCGGCAACGCGTCCGTTCTTCGGCGTGCAGCCTGCGATCGTCGATAACGAAGGCAACCCGCTGGAAGGTGCGACCGAAGGCAACCTGGTGATTACCGATTCCTGGCCGGGTCAGGCAAGAACCCTGTTTGGCGATCACGATCGCTTTGAACAGACCTACTTCTCCACCTTCAAAAATATGTACTTCAGCGGTGACGGCGCACGCCGTGACGAAGATGGTTATTACTGGATCACCGGGCGGGTGGACGACGTACTGAACGTTTCCGGCCACCGCCTGGGGACGGCAGAAATCGAATCGGCGCTGGTGTCGCATCCGAAGATTGCCGAAGCCGCAGTGGTGGGTATTCCGCACAATATTAAAGGCCAGGCGATCTACGCCTACGTCACACTCAACCACGGCGAAGAACCGTCGCCTGAGCTGTACGCCGAAGTTCGCAACTGGGTACGTAAAGAGATTGGCCCGCTGGCAACGCCAGACGTGCTGCACTGGACCGACTCACTGCCAAAAACCCGCTCCGGCAAAATTATGCGCCGTATTCTGCGCAAAATTGCGGCGGGCGATACCAGCAATCTGGGCGATACCTCGACTCTCGCCGATCCTGGCGTGGTAGAGAAACTGCTCGAAGAGAAGCAGGCCATCGCAATGCCTTCATAA
- a CDS encoding DUF485 domain-containing protein has translation MNDNIYQRIEDSARFRELVEKRQRFAAVLSIIMLVVYISFILLIAFAPGWLGTPLHAGTSVTRGIPIGVGVILISFILTGIYIWRANGEFDRLNNAVLHEVKAS, from the coding sequence ATGAATGACAATATTTATCAGCGGATAGAAGACAGTGCGCGTTTCAGGGAATTAGTTGAAAAAAGGCAACGGTTTGCCGCTGTTCTGTCCATCATCATGCTGGTGGTTTATATCAGCTTTATTTTACTGATTGCCTTTGCGCCTGGCTGGCTGGGAACACCGCTGCATGCGGGAACCAGCGTTACCCGAGGTATTCCGATTGGAGTGGGCGTGATCCTTATCTCCTTCATCCTGACTGGGATCTATATCTGGCGGGCAAACGGTGAATTCGATCGTCTTAACAATGCAGTTCTGCACGAGGTTAAAGCATCATGA